From Paracoccus suum, the proteins below share one genomic window:
- a CDS encoding alpha-D-ribose 1-methylphosphonate 5-triphosphate diphosphatase yields the protein MTQDAILANAILILPGETRRGGLRLKDGAIAEILDGAEVPAGALDLDGDYLAPGLVELHTDNLEQHLQPRPGVNWPHAAAIIAHDAELAGVGITTVFDAMRVGSINSGDRTTDYARYARPLATELLAMRATGALRISHFLHLRAEVCSETLIEELDEFDEGDRVGLISLMDHTPGQRQFRDVSQLEKYVKGKFNVDDAGFAAHIARLHELRARFGDDHEAAAVAVAGRLGAVLASHDDTTAEQVETSARYGIRLAEFPTTIEAAAACHEHGIKTIMGAPNLIRGASHSGNVAARELAEADLLDIISSDYVPSALLTSANVLADLWDDLPRAIATVTATPAAAAGLADRGHIAPGMRADLIRFRRMGGNAVLRETWVQGRRVA from the coding sequence ATGACCCAAGACGCGATCCTTGCCAATGCCATCCTGATCCTGCCGGGCGAGACGCGCCGCGGCGGCCTGCGCCTGAAGGACGGCGCGATCGCCGAGATCCTGGACGGCGCAGAAGTACCGGCCGGCGCGCTCGATCTGGACGGCGACTACCTCGCACCCGGCCTCGTCGAGTTGCACACCGACAACCTGGAGCAGCATCTGCAGCCGCGTCCCGGCGTGAACTGGCCTCATGCGGCGGCAATCATCGCCCATGATGCCGAGTTGGCGGGCGTCGGCATCACCACCGTGTTCGACGCGATGCGCGTGGGGTCTATCAACAGCGGCGACCGGACCACCGATTACGCCCGCTACGCGCGCCCGCTGGCGACGGAACTGCTGGCAATGCGGGCCACCGGGGCGCTGCGGATCAGCCATTTCCTGCACCTGCGCGCCGAGGTCTGCAGCGAGACCCTGATCGAGGAACTAGACGAATTCGACGAAGGTGACCGCGTCGGCCTCATCAGCCTGATGGACCATACGCCCGGGCAGCGACAGTTTCGCGACGTCTCGCAACTGGAAAAATATGTGAAGGGCAAGTTCAACGTCGATGACGCCGGCTTCGCCGCCCATATCGCCCGGCTGCACGAGTTGCGGGCCCGCTTTGGCGACGATCACGAGGCGGCGGCAGTGGCGGTGGCCGGGCGCCTTGGGGCAGTGCTGGCCAGCCATGACGACACCACTGCCGAGCAGGTCGAGACCTCGGCCCGCTACGGCATCCGCCTGGCCGAGTTCCCGACCACCATCGAGGCTGCCGCCGCCTGCCACGAGCATGGCATCAAGACCATCATGGGCGCGCCCAACCTGATCCGCGGTGCCAGCCACAGCGGTAACGTCGCCGCGCGCGAGTTGGCCGAGGCCGACCTGCTGGACATCATCAGCAGCGATTACGTCCCCTCGGCGCTGCTGACCTCGGCCAATGTGCTGGCCGATCTGTGGGACGATCTGCCGCGCGCGATCGCGACCGTTACCGCGACTCCGGCCGCCGCCGCCGGGCTGGCGGATCGCGGACACATCGCCCCGGGCATGCGTGCCGACCTGATCCGTTTCCGCCGCATGGGCGGCAATGCCGTGCTGCGTGAAACCTGGGTGCAGGGCCGCCGCGTCGCCTGA
- the phnL gene encoding phosphonate C-P lyase system protein PhnL — protein MIRIENVAKDFTLHNQGGTVLRVMEDASLTIAPGECVGLIGASGAGKSTLMRMVWGNYRAASGRIMVGDTDVAQADPRAITRLRRGTLGYVSQFLRVVPRVPTLDVVAEPLLTLGTPEPEAKARAAAMLQRLNIPQRLWGLSPTTFSGGEQQRVNIARGFIHPSPALLLDEPTASLDAANREQVLQLIEEAKARGAAILGIFHDEAARDRVCDRCIDVAGFAPKAAAA, from the coding sequence ATGATCCGGATCGAGAATGTCGCCAAGGATTTCACCCTACACAATCAGGGCGGCACGGTCCTGCGGGTGATGGAGGATGCCAGCCTGACCATCGCCCCGGGGGAATGCGTCGGGCTGATCGGCGCCTCGGGCGCAGGAAAATCGACGCTGATGCGCATGGTCTGGGGCAACTACCGCGCCGCCAGCGGCCGCATCATGGTCGGCGATACCGATGTCGCACAGGCCGACCCCCGCGCCATCACCCGGCTGCGGCGCGGCACGCTCGGCTATGTCAGCCAGTTCCTGCGGGTCGTGCCGCGCGTGCCGACGCTGGACGTCGTGGCCGAGCCCCTCCTGACCCTGGGCACGCCCGAGCCCGAGGCAAAGGCCCGCGCCGCTGCTATGCTGCAGCGGCTGAACATTCCGCAGCGCCTATGGGGGCTGTCGCCGACGACCTTTTCGGGGGGCGAGCAGCAGCGGGTCAACATCGCCCGTGGCTTTATCCACCCCTCGCCTGCACTGCTGCTGGACGAGCCGACCGCCAGCCTCGACGCCGCCAACCGCGAGCAGGTGCTGCAGCTGATCGAGGAGGCCAAGGCGCGCGGCGCGGCTATCCTCGGGATCTTTCACGACGAGGCCGCCCGCGATCGGGTCTGCGACCGTTGCATCGACGTGGCCGGGTTCGCGCCCAAAGCCGCAGCGGCGTGA
- a CDS encoding magnesium transporter CorA family protein: MIHAYATSDHCLVPLPEDAPLASARWIDMFDPQPAEVAAVDSLGFSVPTLEDMEEIEISNRLFREGETDYMTAVLPGAGPDGRIVAMPVTFILSLDRLVTVRHHEPRPFVTFPTRADRGTAGVVNADRIFLGLMEETVSRLADLIEGVGRVLDLVGGHVFDGGGSAKDAVLRVALMKIGQQAEVMARVRLGLLSIERVLSFYTATADARDDVEKLRALSRTLNRDVQALEVHADFLGNRIGMTVDATLGLINLQQNNTVRVLSVVAALFLPPTVIASIYGMNFDHMPELHWAFGYPFALGLMALSALLIYLLAKWKKWL, from the coding sequence ATGATCCACGCCTACGCCACAAGCGACCACTGCCTTGTGCCCCTGCCCGAGGACGCGCCGCTGGCCAGCGCGCGCTGGATTGACATGTTCGATCCGCAGCCGGCCGAGGTGGCGGCAGTCGACAGCCTGGGCTTTTCCGTCCCGACCCTCGAGGACATGGAGGAAATCGAGATCTCGAACCGCCTCTTTCGCGAGGGCGAGACCGATTACATGACCGCGGTCCTGCCCGGCGCGGGACCGGACGGCCGCATCGTGGCGATGCCCGTGACATTCATCCTGTCACTCGACCGCTTGGTCACAGTGCGCCACCACGAGCCGCGTCCCTTCGTCACCTTCCCGACCCGGGCCGATCGCGGTACGGCCGGGGTGGTCAATGCCGATCGCATCTTTCTGGGCCTGATGGAGGAGACTGTCTCGCGCCTCGCCGACCTGATCGAGGGTGTCGGACGGGTGTTGGACCTGGTCGGCGGGCATGTCTTCGACGGCGGCGGCAGCGCCAAGGACGCGGTCCTGCGCGTCGCGCTGATGAAGATCGGCCAGCAGGCCGAGGTCATGGCCCGGGTGCGCCTGGGGTTGCTCTCGATCGAGCGGGTGCTGAGCTTTTACACCGCCACCGCCGATGCGCGCGACGATGTCGAAAAGCTGCGCGCCCTGTCGCGCACGCTGAACCGCGACGTGCAGGCGCTGGAGGTTCATGCCGATTTCCTCGGCAACCGGATCGGCATGACGGTCGATGCGACGTTGGGCCTGATCAACCTGCAACAGAACAACACCGTTCGCGTGCTGTCGGTGGTCGCGGCGCTGTTCCTGCCGCCGACGGTGATCGCCTCGATCTACGGCATGAACTTCGACCACATGCCCGAGTTGCATTGGGCCTTTGGCTATCCCTTCGCGCTGGGGCTGATGGCCCTGTCGGCGCTGCTGATCTACCTGCTGGCGAAATGGAAGAAATGGTTATGA
- the phnN gene encoding phosphonate metabolism protein/1,5-bisphosphokinase (PRPP-forming) PhnN: MDQAAARAFALVGPSGAGKDTLLAVAKAARPDLLLARRVITRPSEAGGEDFEGVSNAEFDARRPEFALTWAAHGLRYAIPASLRAAQCAGRTVIFNGSRGMLAEAARAFAPLSVIALEAAPEVLAARLAARGREDAADIRARLARADLSLPELPGVPVHRIDNSGDLGAAVAALLAVLDRGR, from the coding sequence GTGGATCAGGCAGCCGCCCGGGCCTTTGCGCTCGTCGGGCCGTCGGGCGCGGGTAAGGATACGCTGCTCGCGGTGGCAAAGGCAGCGCGGCCGGACCTGCTGCTGGCCCGGCGCGTCATTACCCGCCCGAGCGAGGCGGGCGGCGAGGATTTCGAGGGCGTCAGCAACGCCGAGTTCGACGCCCGGAGGCCCGAGTTCGCCCTGACCTGGGCCGCCCATGGACTGCGCTATGCCATCCCCGCCAGCCTGCGCGCGGCCCAATGCGCGGGCCGCACCGTCATCTTCAACGGCTCGCGCGGGATGCTGGCCGAGGCGGCGCGCGCCTTTGCCCCGCTGTCAGTGATCGCGCTGGAAGCCGCGCCCGAGGTGCTGGCCGCCCGGCTGGCTGCGCGCGGACGCGAGGACGCCGCCGATATCCGCGCCCGGCTGGCGCGGGCCGACCTGTCCCTGCCCGAATTGCCGGGCGTTCCGGTTCACAGGATCGACAATTCCGGCGACCTGGGCGCGGCGGTGGCGGCGCTGCTGGCCGTTCTGGACCGCGGCCGATGA
- a CDS encoding aspartate-semialdehyde dehydrogenase, producing MGYKVVVAGATGNVGREMLNILAERQFPVDEIAVLASRRSLGTEVSFGERTLKVKDIDSFDFTGWDMALFAIGSEATKQYAPIAAKAGCVVIDNSSLYRYDPDVPLIVPEVNADAIAGYAKRNIIANPNCSTAQMVVALKPLHDRARVKRVVVSTYQSVSGAGKDGMDELWEQTKAVYNPTSEVPPRKFPKQIAFNVIPQIDVFLEGGDTKEEWKMSAETKKIMGSEIKVTATCVRVPVFVGHSEAVNVEFEDFLDEDEARDILREAPGILVIDKREPGGYTTPVECVGDYATFVSRIRQDATVENGLNLWVVSDNLRKGAALNAVQIAELLGSKMLKKG from the coding sequence ATGGGCTACAAGGTCGTTGTCGCCGGCGCCACGGGCAACGTGGGCCGCGAAATGCTGAACATCCTGGCCGAGCGCCAGTTCCCGGTGGACGAGATCGCGGTGCTCGCATCGCGCCGTTCGCTGGGCACCGAGGTCAGCTTTGGCGAGCGAACCTTGAAGGTCAAGGACATTGACAGCTTCGATTTCACCGGCTGGGACATGGCGCTCTTCGCCATCGGCTCGGAGGCGACGAAGCAATATGCCCCGATCGCGGCCAAGGCCGGCTGCGTGGTGATCGATAACTCGTCGCTCTACCGCTACGACCCGGACGTGCCGCTGATCGTGCCCGAGGTGAACGCCGACGCCATCGCCGGCTATGCCAAGCGCAACATCATCGCCAACCCCAACTGCTCGACCGCGCAGATGGTGGTGGCGCTGAAGCCGCTGCACGACCGGGCACGGGTCAAGCGCGTGGTCGTCAGCACCTATCAATCTGTCAGCGGCGCCGGCAAGGACGGCATGGACGAGCTGTGGGAGCAGACCAAGGCGGTCTACAACCCGACCTCGGAAGTGCCGCCGCGCAAGTTTCCCAAGCAGATCGCGTTCAACGTGATCCCGCAGATCGACGTGTTCCTCGAAGGTGGCGACACCAAGGAGGAATGGAAGATGTCGGCCGAGACCAAGAAGATCATGGGTTCGGAGATCAAGGTCACCGCGACCTGCGTGCGCGTGCCGGTGTTCGTCGGCCACTCCGAGGCGGTGAACGTCGAGTTCGAGGACTTCCTCGACGAGGATGAGGCGCGCGACATCCTGCGCGAGGCGCCGGGGATCCTGGTGATCGACAAGCGCGAGCCGGGCGGCTACACGACCCCGGTCGAATGCGTCGGCGATTACGCAACCTTCGTCAGCCGCATCCGCCAGGACGCGACGGTGGAGAACGGTCTGAACCTGTGGGTCGTCAGCGACAACCTGCGCAAGGGCGCGGCCCTGAACGCTGTGCAAATTGCGGAACTGCTTGGCAGCAAGATGCTGAAGAAGGGCTGA
- the phnK gene encoding phosphonate C-P lyase system protein PhnK, with product MSYATTAALAGADASVIAVAEADPPLLRVEGLGKSYGSRIGCADVSFDLWPGEVMGIVGESGSGKSTLLSCLAGHMAPDAGRVMFDGRDTVTMPEVERRRLGRTDWAFVHQNPRDGLRMAVSAGGNVGERLMAVGARHYGNIRETAEDWLGRVEIDASRIDDRPRQFSGGMQQRLQIARNLVTGPRLVFMDEPTGGLDVSVQARLLDLLRGLVRRLGLSAVLVTHDLAVVRLLADRLMVMKDGRVVEAGLTDQVLDDPQHPYTQLLVSSVLQV from the coding sequence ATGAGCTATGCCACGACCGCTGCCCTTGCCGGCGCCGATGCCTCCGTCATCGCCGTTGCGGAGGCCGATCCGCCCCTGTTGCGGGTCGAGGGCCTCGGCAAATCCTACGGCAGCCGCATCGGCTGCGCGGATGTCTCGTTCGATCTGTGGCCGGGCGAGGTCATGGGCATTGTCGGCGAAAGCGGCTCGGGCAAGTCGACGCTGCTATCCTGTCTTGCCGGGCACATGGCGCCCGATGCCGGCCGCGTGATGTTCGACGGCCGCGACACCGTCACGATGCCGGAGGTCGAGCGCCGGCGCCTCGGCCGCACCGACTGGGCCTTTGTCCACCAGAACCCCCGTGACGGGCTGCGCATGGCGGTCAGCGCCGGCGGCAATGTCGGCGAGCGGCTGATGGCCGTCGGCGCGCGCCACTATGGCAATATCCGCGAGACGGCCGAGGACTGGCTCGGCCGGGTCGAGATCGACGCCAGCCGGATCGACGACCGCCCGCGCCAGTTCTCGGGCGGGATGCAGCAGCGGCTGCAGATCGCGCGCAACCTGGTGACCGGCCCGCGGCTGGTGTTCATGGACGAGCCGACGGGCGGCCTCGACGTGTCGGTGCAGGCGCGCCTGCTGGACCTGTTGCGCGGGCTGGTGCGCCGGCTGGGGCTGTCGGCGGTGTTGGTGACGCATGATCTGGCCGTGGTGCGGCTGCTGGCCGACCGGCTGATGGTGATGAAGGATGGCCGGGTGGTCGAAGCCGGGCTGACCGATCAGGTGCTTGACGATCCCCAGCATCCCTATACCCAGCTGCTGGTCTCATCCGTGCTGCAGGTCTGA
- a CDS encoding DUF1045 domain-containing protein produces MQGLARFAVYYTAPGALGDFGAAWLGWDVAAGRAVPQPRIDGLDMAALTDTPRRYGFHATMKAPFRLAGERAALEAAFANFCATEAAFGLAGGLRLARLGGGFLALIPTARSAALAGLEARLVAALDRFRAPLTPAEIARRNPDRLSPRQRDHLQRWGYPHVMEDFQFHMTLTGNLDADTAARASAALEPRLAPLLADPQPIEALSLMGEDAEGRFHLIRRLPLSA; encoded by the coding sequence ATGCAGGGTCTGGCACGATTTGCGGTCTATTACACGGCGCCCGGCGCGCTGGGCGATTTTGGGGCCGCATGGCTGGGTTGGGACGTGGCTGCCGGCCGCGCGGTGCCGCAGCCACGGATTGACGGGCTCGACATGGCAGCGCTGACCGATACCCCGCGCCGCTATGGCTTTCACGCGACGATGAAAGCCCCGTTCCGGCTGGCGGGCGAGCGTGCCGCCCTGGAGGCTGCCTTTGCCAATTTCTGCGCGACCGAGGCAGCCTTCGGCCTTGCCGGCGGCCTGCGACTGGCACGGCTGGGCGGCGGATTCCTGGCGCTGATCCCGACCGCCCGCAGCGCGGCGCTGGCGGGGCTGGAGGCGCGGCTGGTCGCAGCCCTTGACCGCTTTCGCGCGCCCCTGACCCCGGCCGAAATTGCGCGGCGCAATCCCGACCGCCTCAGCCCACGGCAGCGCGATCACCTGCAACGCTGGGGCTATCCCCATGTGATGGAGGATTTCCAGTTCCACATGACGCTGACCGGCAATCTGGACGCGGACACTGCCGCACGCGCCAGCGCCGCGCTCGAGCCTCGCCTCGCACCGCTGCTGGCTGACCCGCAGCCGATCGAGGCGCTGAGCCTGATGGGCGAGGACGCCGAGGGCCGCTTCCACCTGATCCGCCGCTTGCCGCTGTCCGCCTAG